The Primulina tabacum isolate GXHZ01 chromosome 16, ASM2559414v2, whole genome shotgun sequence genome window below encodes:
- the LOC142528820 gene encoding transcription factor EMB1444 isoform X4, which translates to MESQLQQMLRSLCFNTGWKYAIFWKLKHQEQMILTWEDAYYDGNLYPDKKYFIEAAHSLNYGLYSHDLLGLAVAKMSYQVYSLGEGIVGQVAVSGKHSWIYSDKHVADFSSTSETFDGWQNQFSAGIKTIAVVAVIPHGVVQIGCLHKISEDLKLIKHIRNVFSDLQDSLAGGIHSSLHNTLENSCLSDACVRIPNSAGNHDHKMILGSSFYDDGTSLCSQFLSSIGSNHASISPLSGGCLTLKMKMHERSECSMPENEISLPSSSESILTRKKRQEAMGSFREIKCGEETNDLKDLGKRPEILSLPFQDQSEFYVPETPSEQLHPDFERNLEIESKFDNFEMHLSPFRFSSGYELYEALGPSFRKQNGYVWEEGKKNSDMVIENPEGMGSSSLLMENPDMHLLDALVVKVSGKDDDANTAKSCQETEESLFSAERTPCSSVGTIRSTGYSFDRATSSSLNSVPCGVESLKGLLSPSSSRGSGLLERPREPVKMNKKRTRTGENSRPRPRDRQLIQDRIKELRELVPSGSKCSIDSLLEQTIKHMLFLQSITKHAEKLHKCSASKLLDKNTDMWRFSSEQGSSWAMEVGNNSKVFPIIVENINMHGQMLVKMLCERRSQFLDIAETIRSLGLTILKGVSEAYGNKTWICFVVENNKSMHRMDVLWSLMQILQSKSSS; encoded by the exons ATGGAAAGCCAATTACAGCAGATGCTGAGGAGCCTTTGTTTTAACACTGGCTGGAAGTATGCAATTTTCTGGAAGCTCAAACATCAAGAACAGAT GATATTGACTTGGGAGGATGCCTATTATGACGGCAATCTATACCCAGATAAGAAATATTTCATCGAGGCAGCTCACAGCTTGAATTATGGGCTATATTCGCATGATCTGTTGGGCTTAGCCGTGGCAAAGATGTCATATCAAGTATATTCTCTCGGGGAAGG GATTGTTGGACAAGTGGCAGTTTCTGGGAAGCATTCATGGATTTACTCAGATAAGCATGTTGCCGATTTTTCCTCCACATCGGAG ACTTTTGATGGATGGCAAAATCAATTTTCAGCTGGCATTAAG ACCATTGCAGTTGTGGCAGTTATTCCACATGGAGTCGTACAAATTGGTTGTTTGCATAAA ATCTCTGAGGATTTGAAATTGATCAAGCACATCAGAAATGTTTTTTCTGATCTGCAAGATTCTTTAGCTGGTGGTATTCACAGTTCACTTCATAATACCCTAGAAAATTCTTGTCTA TCAGATGCGTGTGTGAGAATTCCGAATTCAGCAGGAAATCATGACCATAAAATGATTTTGGGCAGCTCTTTTTATGACGATGGGACGAGTTTGTGTTCTCAGTTTCTTTCATCCATTGGGAGTAATCACGCGTCTATTTCTCCTCTATCGGGAGGCTGTTTAACACTCAAAATGAAGATGCATGAAAGATCAGAGTGCTCAATGCCGGAGAATGAAATTTCACTTCCCTCAAGTTCTGAAAGTATTCTTACAAGGAAGAAAAGACAAGAAGCAATGGGATCTTTTCGTGAGATTAAGTGTGGAGAAGAAACAAATGACCTCAAGGATTTGGGAAAAAGACCAGAAATCTTGAGTCTCCCATTTCAGGATCAAAGTGAATTTTATGTTCCAGAAACTCCAAGTGAGCAGTTGCATCCAGACTTCGAGAGGAATCTAGAAATAGAAAGcaagtttgataattttgagatGCATCTTTCTCCTTTCCGTTTTTCTTCTGGCTATGAGCTGTATGAAGCACTGGGACCCTCTTTTAGAAAGCAGAATGGCTATGTCTGggaagaaggaaaaaaaaactcTGATATGGTTATTGAAAATCCCGAGGGAATGGGTAGTAGCAGTTTGCTGATGGAGAACCCTGATATGCACCTTTTGGATGCATTGGTGGTCAAAGTTAGTGGTAAAGATGATGATGCAAACACTGCGAAATCATGCCAAGAGACCGAGGAGAGTCTCTTTTCTGCAGAAAGAACACCTTGCAGCAGTGTTGGTACCATTAGATCCACAGGCTACTCATTTGATCGAGCCACATCAAGTAGCTTGAACTCGGTACCATGTGGTGTTGAGTCTTTGAAAGGTCTTTTGTCTCCCAGCTCTAGCAGAGGGAGTGGACTTTTGGAAAGGCCGCGGGAACCAGTTAAGATGAATAAAAAGAGAACCAGGACTGGTGAAAATTCTAGGCCAAGGCCAAGGGACAGGCAATTGATACAAGATCGAATAAAGGAGTTGCGAGAGCTTGTTCCCAGTGGATCAAAA TGCAGTATTGATTCACTTCTTGAGCAAACAATCAAACACATGCTCTTTTTGCAAAGCATCACCAAGCATGCGGAGAAGCTGCATAAATGCTCTGCATCAAAG TTGCTTGACAAGAACACAGATATGTGGAGATTTTCAAGTGAGCAGGGTTCGAGTTGGGCCATGGAAGTGGGAAATAACTCCAAAGTTTTCCCAATAATAGTGGAAAACATAAATATGCATGGACAAATGCTTGTTAAG ATGTTGTGTGAACGGCGCAGCCAGTTTCTCGATATAGCAGAAACCATCAGAAGTTTGGGTTTAACTATTCTGAAAGGTGTTTCAGAAGCATATGGAAATAAGACCTGGATATGCTTTGTGGTTGAG AACAACAAAAGCATGCACCGGATGGATGTTTTATGGTCTCTGATGCAGATTTTGCAATCTAAGAGTTCTAGTTAG